In Cyprinus carpio isolate SPL01 chromosome B16, ASM1834038v1, whole genome shotgun sequence, the following are encoded in one genomic region:
- the LOC109105951 gene encoding 39S ribosomal protein L17, mitochondrial, with the protein MRLTLRALISHGRVARKMGLGPESRINLLRNILTGLVRHERIETTRARADEVRFYAEKLIDYAKKGDTNEKSMKMADFWLTEKDLIPKLFKVLAVRFENQTGGYTRMARIPNRENLDRASMAVLEYKGNPFPPLFPVKRVSELNLLNQLLKAYREEKAQMVSEKKDL; encoded by the exons ATGCGACTCACCCTGCGGGCGTTGATTTCTCATGGCCGGGTGGCCCGTAAGATGGGACTCGGCCCTGAGTCCAGAATTAACCTGCTTCGGAACATACTCACAGGTCTGGTTCGACACGAGAGAATAGAGACAACAAGAGCCAGAGCCGACGAGGTTCGCTTCTACGCGGAAAAG ttgATTGATTATGCTAAAAAAGGAGATACTAATGAAAAGTCAATGAAAATGGCTGATTTCTGGCTCACG GAAAAAGATTTGATCCCCAAGCTTTTTAAAGTTCTGGCGGTAAGATTTGAGAATCAGACGGGTGGATATACACGCATGGCCCGCATTCCTAACAGGGAGAATCTGGATCGTGCGTCTATGGCTGTACTGGAGTATAAGGGCAACCCTTTCCCGCCGCTGTTCCCCGTGAAACGTGTCAGTGAACTGAACTTGTTAAACCAACTTCTGAAAGCATACAGAGAAGAAAAAGCTCAAATGGTGTCTGAGAAAAAGGACTTATAA